The following are from one region of the Neurospora crassa OR74A linkage group III, whole genome shotgun sequence genome:
- a CDS encoding mitochondrial cation transporter produces MSASLPGARALPDSQYDLSTYWGRVRHTAGLTDPRTLLVGNAGLEQAKQLLVSYKQGQIKSMTPDLWQAKKLVDSTLHPDTGEKVFLPFRMSCFVLSNLVVTAGMLTPGLGNRGTIAWQVANQSLNVAINYSNANKSSPLSWSKIAQSYFLAVGASCGVAVGLNSVVPRLKSLAPSTRLILSRLVPFAAVASAGALNVFLMRGEEMRTGIDVYPVLSAADKAKLVAEGKGEGDVESLGKSKKAATIAVAETAVSRVLNSSPIMVIPPLVLVRLQATQWLKRNPRYTTPINLGLILVTSYAVLPLALAAFPQMQKIEADRLEGEFKGRGGQDGLVVFNRGI; encoded by the exons ATGTCCGCCTCTCTGCCCGGCGCGCGCGCGCTTCCCGACTCGCAGTATGACTTGAGCACCTACTGGGGCCGCGTCAGGCATACCGCTGGCCTTACCGATCCGAG GACGCTTCTCGTTGGCAATGCCGGTCTCGAGCAAGCTAAGCAGCTCCTCGTCTCCTACAAGCAGGGACAGATCAAGTCCATGACGCCCGACTTGTGGCAGGCCAAGAAGCTCGTCGACTCTACTCTCCATCCCG ATACCGGAGAAAAggtctttcttcccttccgcATGTCCTGCTTCGTCCTTTCCAACTTGGTCGTAACAGCCGGCATGTTGACCCCTGGCCTTGGC AACCGCGGCACCATCGCCTGGCAAGTAGCCAACCAATCCCTCAACGTTGCCATCAACTACTCCAACGCCAACAAGTCTTCCCCCCTCAGCTGGTCCAAGATCGCCCAGTCCTACTTCCTTGCCGTCGGCGCCTCCTGCGGCGTGGCCGTCGGTCTCAACAGCGTTGTCCCGCGCCTCAAGTCGCTGGCGCCCTCGACCCGTTTGATTCTCAGCCGTCTGGTTCCGTTTGCCGCCGTCGCCTCGGCCGGTGCCCTCAACGTCTTTCTCATGCGCGGCGAGGAGATGCGTACGGGTATTGACGTGTACCCGGTCCTGTCGGCCGCCGACAAGGCCAAGCTGGTTGCGGAGGGCAAGGGCGAAGGAGACGTGGAGAGCCTGGGTAAGAGCAAGAAGGCGGCGACGATTGCTGTGGCGGAGACGGCCGTCAGCAGAGTGCTCAACAGCAGCCCGATCATGGTTATCCCCCCTCTTGTCCTGGTTAGGCTCCAGGCTACCCAGTGGTTGAAGAGAAACCCGAGGTACACGACCCCGATCAACCTCGGTCTGATCTTGGTGACCAGCTATGCCGTGTTGCCGTTGGCGCTGGCGGCGTTCCCCCAGATGCAGAAGATCGAGGCGGATAGGCTGGAGGGAGAGTTCAAGGGTCGTGGTGGTCAGGATGGCTTGGTTGTTTTCAACCGTGGTATTTAA
- the prk-4 gene encoding protein kinase lkh1, with protein MSTPITATATLPRAYSDRYHSQFAYQHHHQPYPVQANASSFYSQNTSNLPSILSPTGTRQPFPDPPSAQYSLVDHQSPVNAPPPLIASSVVLKPITRTLPPPHQCPSQQLPPQRLTLQPGIDHTAMATGLNPEGSEPASQQTRKRRRGETNWAEFYQNGLPKEVIVIDDTPEPEGTATRSVASQTLSNAHIVTNPSAPTQPTAKRRRPNGHYDPVHHDNYVPAQNQTQRSLPSASHSLNSPASTSNSANSAQHTTTATSLGSLSSHSYNDDYAQPGTKRRKLTRQQANEAKRRETAHADTFAVYKPPPYPPKKAGEVHVKVIQDTSPNQNARVDDDDGHMIVIPGNDLTERYEILKLLGQGTFGKVVQAKDKKRNKLVAIKIIRSVQKYRDASKIELRVLATLKANDEENRNRCIHLRDCFDFRGHICIVMDLLGQSVFDFLKDNNFVPFPNSQILAFARQLFTSVAFLHDLNLIHTDLKPENILLCNQEYQTFTYSRTIPSSSTLTNRRAVHRKVLLDTEIRLIDFGSATFQDEYHSSVVSTRHYRAPEIILGLGWSFPCDIWSIGCILVEFYTGDALFQTHDNLEHLAMMEAVVNHKIDPSLVQQVNRMTRNGGNPAAKFFKRSKLDYPAPDTTRASKRFVKGMKPLDEIIPARNSRFLALFLDLLKKIFMYDPNKRITARQALEHEWFREHLPPDDGTEATRIRLEKEAERQRREVEARRTMLPAMHAA; from the exons ATGTCGACGCCCATAACCGCCACAGCAACGCTGCCTCGCGCCTATTCGGACCGGTACCATTCGCAGTTTGCAtaccagcatcatcatcagccttATCCCGTCCAGGCCAACGCCTCCTCGTTTTATTCCCAGAATACTTCCAATCTCCCCAGCATTCTGTCGCCCACAGGAACACGACAACCATTTCCAGACCCTCCTTCGGCCCAGTACTCGCTCGTCGACCACCAATCACCAGTCAACGCGCCGCCACCTCTAATCGCCTCCTCGGTCGTCCTCAAGCCCATCACCCGAACGTTACCACCCCCTCACCAGTGCCCGTCTCAACAACTACCTCCCCAGCGGTTGACCCTTCAACCCGGGATCGATCATACAGCCATGGCGACAGGCCTCAACCCTGAGGGGTCCGAGCCCGCCTCACAGCAAACTCGTAAGAGGAGACGCGGAGAGACCAACTGGGCCGAGTTCTACCAAAATGGCTTGCCTAAGGAAGTCATCGTGATTGACGACACTCCCGAGCCCGAGGGTACGGCCACCAGGAGCGTAGCCTCTCAAACACTGTCCAATGCCCACATCGTCACCAACCCGTCAGCTCCAACTCAGCCAACAGCTAAGAGGCGCAGGCCGAATGGCCACTACGACCCTGTCCACCACGACAACTATGTTCCTGCCCAGAACCAAACACAGCGGTCGCTGCCGTCTGCTTCCCATTCCCTCAACTCACCCGCGTCTACTAGCAACAGCGCAAACTCGGCCCAGCACACCACGACGGCGACTTCGCTCGGCTCCCTCTCGTCGCATAGTTACAACGATGACTACGCCCAACCAGGCACAAAGCGGAGGAAACTCACCCGACAACAGGCCAATGAGGCCAAGCGTCGAGAAACCGCTCATGCCGATACCTTTGCGGTGTATAAACcacctccttatcctcctaaGAAGGCTGGCGAGGTACATGTCAAGGTCATTCAGGAC ACTTCGCCGAATCAAAACGCCagagttgatgatgatgatggtcacATGATTGTGATTCCCGGAAATGATCTTACGGAGAGAT ACGAGATACTTAAATTGCTTGGCCAAGGCACTTTTGGTAAAGTCGTGCAGGCCAAAGACAAGAAGCGCAACAAGCTTGTCGCGATCAAGATCATTCGGTCTGTGCAGAAGTACAGGGACGCCAGTAAAATAGAACTTCGTGTACTGGCAACTTTGAAGGCGAACGACGAGGAGAATAGGAACCGTTGCATCCATCTCCGGGATTGCTTCGATTTCCGTGGCCACATCTGCATCGTCATGGATTTGCTTGGGCAGAGCGTGTTTGACTTCCTGAAGGACAACAATTTCGTGCCCTTTCCCAACAGTCAGATCCTGGCCTTTGCTCGTCAGTTGTTCACTAGCGTGGCTT TCTTGCACGACCTCAACCTGATTCATACCGACCTCAAACCCGAGAACATCTTGCTCTGCAATCAAGAGTATCAGACGTTTACATACTCCCGCACCATTCCGTCATCTTCCACGCTCACCAATCGCAGAGCCGTGCATAGAAAGGTTCTTCTAGACACAGAGATCAGGCTCATCGATTTTGGGTCCGCCACCTTTCAAGATGAATATCATTCATCTGTCGTAAGCACGCGACATTATCGTGCGCCCGAAATCATACTTGGACTGGGGTGGTCCTTTCCCTGCGACATCTGGAGCATTGGCTGCATCCTGGTCGAGTTTTACACAGGTGACGCTTTGTTCCAGACGCACGATAACCTGGAGCATCTCGCAATGATGGAGGCTGTAGTCAACCATAAAATTGACCCTTCGCTTGTCCAACAAGTCAACAGGATGACCAGGAATGGTGGAAACCCGGCCGCGAA GTTTTTCAAGCGCTCGAAACTGGACTACCCTGCTCCCGATACCACCCGTGCATCCAAGAGATTCGTAAAGGGCATGAAACCTCTCGAT GAGATTATCCCTGCTAGAAATAGTCGCTTTCTTGCTCTGTTCCTGGATCTTCTAAAGAAGATCTTTATGTATGATCCCAATAAGCGTATCACCGCCAGGCAAGCCCTTGAGCACGAATGGTTCAGAGAGCACCTCCCGCCAGACGACGGTACCGAAGCCACCCGAATCAGGCTCGAAAAGGAAGCAGAAAGACAACGCCGGGAGGTGGAAGCGCGAAGAACTATGCTACCGGCCATGCACGCAGCATGA
- a CDS encoding MFS transporter, whose product MAPTDGRPGQPFDFGAFLLRHLPFSSSTTPLQALTYLLGICLFSISFLVFLNSSVSFVITDLIGVKHGVGDIVGTLGFVDEIVALIACPFWGLVSDRVGVRHVAVTGYAIIGLSLLVFVQATNVYPQLLLARILFAVGATAAATMVTAILPSLSDETQAQTDVVENPPLNPRHSITPSVASEVTITPDRFRDHSTSEAGFRFDGTQGKPEGRGKPSALAGYVGLFTGCGALLALSLFLPLPARFGHIKGVTVGQAVQYSYYVVGLVSFLVAIFVFFGLRGIKGEEGKGFRTLFGLKRRTDDHSAPYSSKQVYPYLHLLRDSIRLGLTDSDIALGYLGGFVARASTVAISLFMPLFINAFFIRNGFCQGSPNDPSPELKKECRQAYILSSILTGVAQLMGLLCAPLFGYLSSRKFTKQNRLNYPIIVATTFGIAGYIAFPQLKSPEYKDKDGRGGSPVVFFLAALIGISQIGAIVCSLGSLGRGVLKVDVVNVITHPHRVDRDSEVATVTEPADSRNETAPLLENPGALPEDTVSRVRLKGSVAGVYSWCGGAAILLLTKAGGYGFDEWSTGTPFYMMAGFNVVWLVVSLGIDAGRFGFKRKRGGVVIYGHQVPSGF is encoded by the exons ATGGCTCCAACCGATGGCCGGCCCGGCCAGCCCTTCGACTTCGGTGCCTTTCTCCTCCGCCATCTCCCATTCTCCTCATCGACGACCCCTCTCCAAGCCCTGACCTACCTCTTGGGCATCTGCCTCTTCAGCAtttccttcctcgtcttcctcaacaGCAGCGTCTCCTTTGTCATCACCGACTTGATCGGCGTCAAGCATGGCGTCGGTGACATTGTCGGCACTCTCGGCTTCGTTGATGAAATTGTCGCCTTGATCGCCTGCCCTTTCTGGGGTCTGGTGTCTGATCGTGTCGGGGTAAGACATGTTGCCGTCACCGGCTATGCGATTATTGGACTCTCGCTGCTGGTGTTTGTTCAAGCAACGAATGTGTACCCGCAGTTGCTATTGGCGAGGATTCTCTTTGCTGTTGGAGCTACCGCTGC GGCGACCATGGTCACGGCAATCCTCCCTTCGTTGTCCGACGAGACCCAGGCGCAAACAGATGTTGTCGAGAACCCCCCTCTAAACCCAAGGCATAGCATAACACCGTCAGTGGCTTCAGAGGTTACCATTACCCCTGATCGGTTCCGCGATCACAGCACCTCCGAAGCTGGCTTCAGATTTGATGGCACCCAAGGGAAACCCGAAGGACGTGGGAAGCCGTCCGCGTTGGCCGGCTACGTAGGGCTCTTCACAGGGTGCGGTGCCCTCCTCGCTCTTTcgctcttcctccctctacCGGCAAGGTTTGGACACATCAAAGGCGTCACTGTTGGTCAAGCCGTCCAGTACAGTTACTACGTCGTCGGCCTcgtctccttcctcgtcgccatcttcgtcttcttcggtcTCCGCGGCATCAAGGGTGAAGAAGGCAAAGGATTCCGGACCCTCTTCGGACTCAAGCGCCGAACCGACGACCACTCGGCCCCCTACTCATCCAAACAAGTCTATCCCTACCTACACCTCCTCCGCGACTCGATCCGGCTCGGCCTCACCGACTCCGACATCGCCCTCGGCTACCTAGGCGGCTTCGTCGCCCGTGCCTCCACCGTCGCCATCTCGCTCTTCATGCCCCTCTTCATCAACGCCTTCTTCATCCGCAACGGCTTCTGCCAAGGCTCGCCCAACGACCCTTCCCCAGAGCTGAAAAAGGAATGCCGCCAGGCTTACATCCTCTCGTCTATCCTCACGGGCGTCGCCCAACTAATGGGTCTCCTCTGCGCTCCTCTTTTCGGCTACCTCTCTAGCCGCAAGTTCACCAAACAGAATAGACTCAACTACCCTATCATTGTGGCCACCACCTTTGGCATCGCCGGCTACATTGCCTTCCCCCAGCTTAAAAGCCCCGAGTACAAAGACAAGGATGGGCGGGGCGGCAGCCctgtcgtcttcttcctcgctgCACTTATCGGCATCAGCCAAATTGGCGCCATCGTCTGCAGCTTGGGCTCGCTAGGACGAGGTGTGCTGAAGGTGGACGTAGTCAACGTCATCACGCATCCGCACCGCGTCGACAGGGACAGCGAAGTAGCTACTGTGACTGAACCAGCTGATAGCCGGAACGAGACGGCACCCCTTTTAGAAAATCCGGGAGCTTTGCCGGAGGATACGGTGTCGAGAGTAAGGCTGAAGGGGTCCGTGGCGGGAGTCTACTCGTGGTGCGGAGGTGCGGCCATCTTGTTGCTGACAAAGGCGGGCGGGTATGGGTTCGATGAGTGGAGCACGGGGACGCCGTTCTATATGATGGCTGGGTTCAATGTGGTTTGGTTGGTGGTCAGTCTGGGGATTGATGCGGGAAGGTTTGGGTttaagaggaagagggggggaGTAGTGATCTATGGGCATCAGGTGCCGAGTGGCTTTTGA